From one Patescibacteria group bacterium genomic stretch:
- a CDS encoding histidine phosphatase family protein, translating to MNNFNFEKEKSPERFTSRIVLKFFRHAEQEPGNKEKSDFERRLTATGREQAIKKSKIQDIEQAVAFGSPRKRAQETAGFVMAGKQEEITGKESLEGLKEKLDKKIKVGSKIAVDERLDFPVGDWDSKYVQEVFSAFKKSEGLKFIVEQSDKLAEKLNDNENLTYSKAAAKISGIILKYLNIAPKWDVLVQDKEKKYSDTLERFLASHLGVTESFLAKIIDKTKDREERDEFIKALDNQGFDFTEGFDIKILNRKPGIPEIWIDYKKEKDGDIIFEFSKNINKELLEEVINEGR from the coding sequence ATGAATAACTTTAATTTTGAAAAAGAAAAATCACCGGAAAGATTTACTTCCCGGATTGTTTTAAAATTTTTTCGCCATGCCGAACAAGAACCAGGAAATAAGGAGAAAAGTGATTTCGAGCGTAGACTAACAGCAACTGGCAGAGAGCAAGCAATTAAAAAAAGCAAAATACAAGACATAGAACAAGCCGTGGCTTTTGGCAGCCCCAGGAAAAGAGCCCAAGAAACTGCTGGTTTTGTAATGGCTGGAAAGCAAGAAGAAATTACAGGAAAAGAATCATTAGAGGGATTAAAGGAAAAACTGGATAAGAAGATAAAGGTTGGCTCTAAAATAGCCGTGGACGAAAGATTAGATTTTCCTGTAGGAGATTGGGATTCTAAATATGTCCAAGAAGTTTTTTCAGCTTTTAAAAAAAGCGAGGGGTTAAAATTTATTGTTGAGCAAAGCGATAAACTGGCTGAAAAGTTGAATGATAATGAAAACCTTACTTATTCTAAGGCCGCAGCAAAAATATCTGGAATTATTTTAAAATATTTAAACATTGCGCCTAAATGGGATGTATTAGTGCAAGATAAAGAGAAAAAATATTCGGATACCTTAGAACGATTTTTAGCTTCGCATTTGGGTGTTACCGAATCATTTCTAGCAAAAATCATTGATAAAACTAAAGACAGAGAAGAAAGAGATGAATTTATTAAAGCTTTAGATAATCAAGGATTTGATTTTACTGAGGGATTTGATATCAAAATATTAAACAGAAAGCCAGGAATCCCAGAGATTTGGATTGACTATAAAAAAGAAAAAGACGGAGACATAATTTTTGAGTTTAGTAAAAATATAAATAAAGAGCTATTGGAAGAAGTTATTAATGAAGGTAGGTAA